GCGCCCACCGTCGCCTCTACATCGCGGGCCTCGAATGCGTCGTGAGCAGCCTGCACCGCGGCGCGCACCTGCCGCTCCAGCTCGTGGTCGGCTGCGTGGCCCCGTGCGATCGTCATGACGTCCCCCTGGCATCTGCGTCGAGTCCTGCGTCCATCGTTGGTGGCGCGTGTCCGCCGGACCAGGGCATGACAACCCGGCTCTCCCACGGGGAATACGCCTGCCCCGTCGCCGTCACACGGCTACGGTCACACGGCGAGGAGGGTGGGGCTGGGTGCGGGGTGGGTGGTGCCGAGTTCGGTGCCGTCGGGGCGCAGGGTGGTCAGGTCGTGGTCGGGGTTGCCGGTGAGTTGGTAGCCGCCTTCGTGGACGAGGTGGTGGCAGTGGGTGCACAGGCTGGCCATCTGGGCGGTGTCGGTGGGTCCGCCGTCGGCCCAGTGGTGCAGGTGGTGGGGGTGGCAGCGGTCGGCGGGCATGCTGCAGCCGGCGAAGCGGCAGCCGCCGTCGCGTAGCAGGAGGTAGCGGCGTTGGTCGCGGGTGGCGATGCGTCGGGTGCGGCCGAGGTCGGTCACCACGCTGTCAGCGTTGAGCAGCAGGCGGCGGATCTCGGCGTCGCCGCAGGCCAGCCGCCGTGCCGCGGTGGGGGTGATGCCGGCGGGTTGGTGTCCGTTGCCGAGCAGGACCGGGGCGTGGGCTCGGGCCCGGTCGGGCGGTTGTCGGTCGGTCGGCGCGGGCGGCTGGGGTCCGGGGTTGCCGGGCGGCTCACCGTCTGCGTGACCGGCGGGGTGGTGGTCGGCTGAGCCGCCGGCCGGGGCGAAGGCGTGGCCGAGGTCGGTGGCGGGGACGATGACGAGGATCTGCGGGGGGACGCCGTCGATCGCGGGGACCGCGTTGCTGGCGGCGGCGACCTCGACCAGGTGGCACAGGGCGTCGACGAGCAGGGCGGGCCGGCCGGGGCGGGGTGCCCCGGTGTTGGTGTCCTCGGCCGTGCGCTGGTGGGCGGCGACGGCTTCGCAGCGGCGCTTGAGCAGCCGTCCTTCGGCCAGCGGCAGGGAGCCTTGGAACAGCACGCTGCCGCCCAGTTCGGTGAAGACCAGGTGCCGGTCGTGCCAGGCGGAGTTCTCGTCCTCCAGAGCGGTGTCGGGGTCGATGGCGTCGCACCAGCGGGCCAGTTCGCGGGCGAACCGGGCCGGGCCGGTGGCCCCGGCGACGGCGGCGAAGGCGTCGGCGACGGCGGGGAACGCCTCGCGGCGGCGCCGCCGCTGCGGACCGGGCCCCTCCAGCGCGGAGGCCAGCAGCGTGAGGTGACGCACCCGGATCTCACCCGCGGCGAAGCCCGGCGCGAACTCGGGCCGCTGCTCGCACTGGCGGGCCGCGGTCAGCCGCGCGGTCACCTCCCCGCGGGAGGCACCGGACCGCCGGGCCAGCCAGGTCGCGGCCGAGCGGGCCCCGTCGTGGGCCCACAGCGCGGAGGTCTCGACCCGGCGCTCCATACCGGCCAGCACCGCCTCGGCCCGGGCGACCAACTGCGCCAGCACCACCGCCGCGTCCGCGGCGAGCACCGCGGGGACGTCATCCGGCCCGGCGTCGGCGAGTGCGGTGATGTCGGTGCGCAGCCGGTCCAGCGTCTGCGCGAACTGCTGCGGTGTCACGATCCCCCCGTCCGAACAAGTGTACGAAGTCTA
The nucleotide sequence above comes from Candidatus Nanopelagicales bacterium. Encoded proteins:
- a CDS encoding DUF222 domain-containing protein, coding for MTPQQFAQTLDRLRTDITALADAGPDDVPAVLAADAAVVLAQLVARAEAVLAGMERRVETSALWAHDGARSAATWLARRSGASRGEVTARLTAARQCEQRPEFAPGFAAGEIRVRHLTLLASALEGPGPQRRRRREAFPAVADAFAAVAGATGPARFARELARWCDAIDPDTALEDENSAWHDRHLVFTELGGSVLFQGSLPLAEGRLLKRRCEAVAAHQRTAEDTNTGAPRPGRPALLVDALCHLVEVAAASNAVPAIDGVPPQILVIVPATDLGHAFAPAGGSADHHPAGHADGEPPGNPGPQPPAPTDRQPPDRARAHAPVLLGNGHQPAGITPTAARRLACGDAEIRRLLLNADSVVTDLGRTRRIATRDQRRYLLLRDGGCRFAGCSMPADRCHPHHLHHWADGGPTDTAQMASLCTHCHHLVHEGGYQLTGNPDHDLTTLRPDGTELGTTHPAPSPTLLAV